The Prochlorococcus marinus str. MIT 1214 sequence TCAGACATTTCAGGAATATTAATCACTGTTGATTACAACTTATCTCAAGTAGCTCTAGTCCAAGAAATAAAAGTTCTGAACTTAAGTGATCTAGTACTTGCAGTTAGGCCTGAAGTTCAACCTGGTGAGAAGTTAAATTTAAAAGTAGTTAGAGAAGGGAAGGAAAACTCACAAGGTATTGCCTATCTTGAAGATGGCACAATGGTAGTTATTGAGGAGGGTCTCCAATGGATTGGTAAAAGAATAGAAGTAGTTGTGACTGGAGCATTACAAACACCGACGGGCCGAATGGTTTTTAGTAAAGCTTCAAATGATCAGCCCCCGAACAAATATGAAACAACAAAAGCATCTCAAGGCTAGATCTAGCTAGGCTCGAATCCAAGAAGACTTAACTTCATATGACTGCATCTTCCCCGTATTATGGCGATTCTGCCGTAATGAGAACTCCTCCACCTGATTTACCATCACTTCTTCTGAAAGAAAGGATAGTTTACTTAGGCTTGCCATTATTTTCCGATGATGATGCCAAAAGGCAACTAGGAATGGATGTAACTGAACTGATTATTGCCCAACTTCTGTTTTTGGAATTCGATAATTCTGAGAAACCTATTTATTTTTACATTAACTCAACTGGAACGAGTTGGTACACGGGAGATGCAATCGGATTTGAAACGGAAGCCTTTGCAATCTGCGACACTCTCAGATACGTGAAGCCTCCCGTCCATACTATCTGTATAGGTCAAGCGATGGGAACCGCAGCAGTAATCCTCTCAGCTGGAACGAAAGGGCAACGAGCAGCACTTCCTCATGCATCAATTGTTCTTCATCAGCCTAGAAGTGGTGCTCAAGGCCAAGCAACTGATATCCAAATCAGAGCTAAGGAAGTCATTCACAATAAGAAAGCAATGCTAGAAATCCTTAGCCATAACACTGGAAGGTCAGTAGATCAATTATCTAAAGACTCAGATCGAATGAGCTATCTTAACCCTCATGAAGCAGTTGATTATGGAATTATAGATCGCGTTCTTACCAGTAGAAAAGATTTGCCAGGAGAGAAGGTGTTACCCACATAACCAAATAATTGTTCCAATTTATTTTCAATCATTAACCTCAACTACTAAACATTAATTAGCCATGCCTATAGGTACTCCAAGCGTTCCATACCGCCTTCCAGGAAGTCAATTCGAAAGATGGGTTGATATATATACAAGACTTGGAGCGGAGAGAATTCTATTTCTTGGTCAAGAAGTAAACGACGGGATTGCAAATAGCCTTGTAGCCCAGATGCTTTATCTTGATTCTGAAGACAGCAGTAAACCAATCTATTTGTATATAAATAGTCCTGGAGGCTCCGTCACCGCCGGTTTAGCTATCTATGACACGATGAAATATGTAAAAAGTGACCTGGTAACCATTTGTGTTGGATTAGCAGCCTCAATGGGTGCTTTTTTACTCTCTGCAGGAACAAAAGGCAAAAGGCTTGCTCTACCCCACAGCAGAATCATGATTCACCAGCCGCTTGGAGGTACTGCCCAAAGACAAGCAAGTGACATTGAGATAGAAGCACGTGAGATTCTTAGAATAAAAGAAATGCTCAATAAATCCATGGCAGAAATGACTGGACAAACATATGAAAAGATAGAAAAAGATACTGATCGTGATTACTTTTTGAGCGCGGAAGAAGCAAAAAATTATGGCCTTATTGACCGAGTGATAACCCATCCAAATGAAAGTTAAGATAAAAAATGTGGTGTTATCAATAATTAAATTGTCTTGATAGTTAAAAAAATATATCAATGAAATTGGTATCAATAGCACTCTATTTCGTAAGCTCAGCCTTAATACAGTTCTGAAATACCCACTCACATGGCAAAACTTTTTTACGACTCCGATGCTGACCTAGGTCTTCTTCAAGATAAAACCGTTGCAATTATTG is a genomic window containing:
- a CDS encoding ATP-dependent Clp protease proteolytic subunit, with the translated sequence MTASSPYYGDSAVMRTPPPDLPSLLLKERIVYLGLPLFSDDDAKRQLGMDVTELIIAQLLFLEFDNSEKPIYFYINSTGTSWYTGDAIGFETEAFAICDTLRYVKPPVHTICIGQAMGTAAVILSAGTKGQRAALPHASIVLHQPRSGAQGQATDIQIRAKEVIHNKKAMLEILSHNTGRSVDQLSKDSDRMSYLNPHEAVDYGIIDRVLTSRKDLPGEKVLPT
- a CDS encoding ATP-dependent Clp protease proteolytic subunit — its product is MPIGTPSVPYRLPGSQFERWVDIYTRLGAERILFLGQEVNDGIANSLVAQMLYLDSEDSSKPIYLYINSPGGSVTAGLAIYDTMKYVKSDLVTICVGLAASMGAFLLSAGTKGKRLALPHSRIMIHQPLGGTAQRQASDIEIEAREILRIKEMLNKSMAEMTGQTYEKIEKDTDRDYFLSAEEAKNYGLIDRVITHPNES